Proteins found in one Magnolia sinica isolate HGM2019 chromosome 5, MsV1, whole genome shotgun sequence genomic segment:
- the LOC131246985 gene encoding uncharacterized protein LOC131246985 translates to MPISGQNPLPTQIRDSARNDVTRAPTNASVTSSLAPTDFRHRLEQRRGRRTPKTENTQEIIAENNDPWEKRFAELNDKFLTLEKKQQSASVPTAVQFSITLTGSARNWYRQLKPNSISSFAELSQLFLTQFISGKRSRKPNTYLFAIKQESKESLKDYIARFNEEALVIEDYNDKIALAVMFSGLWEGKFTFSIGKNSPKTLAELVARAQKYTNVEEFSNARKNVQVLEINDKGKRPRNGEAQPSSKGTDDRAPRDSRLNRRPEGKFRSYTPLNTSAEQILLDIRGEKLLNWPICMRANPNHRDKRKYCRFHQDHGHNTADCVDLKAEIEALIRKGHLRRYTK, encoded by the exons ATGCCGATTTCAGGGCAGAATCCTCTTCCGACCCAAATCCGAGACTCAGCTCGGAATGATGTCACTCGAGCTCCAACCAACGCTTCAGTCACTTCATCCCTGGCGCCGACGGATTTCCGCCATCGGCTAGAACAGAGGAGAGGAAGGAGAACTCCGAAGACAGAAAACACCCAAGAAATTATAGCAGAAAACAATGACCCGTGGGAGAAACGATTCGCAGAGCTCAACGACAAATTCTtaaccctggaaaagaaacaACAGTCGGCGTCAGTCCCTACCGCCGttcag TTCTCGATCACGCTTACAGGTTCCGCTCGGAATTGGTACCGGCAGCTCAAACCAAATTCCATCAGTTCCTTCGCGGAGTTGAGCCAactattccttacccaattcataagtggtaagagaaGTCGAAAGCCCAATACCTATCTATTCGCTATCAAACAAGAGTCGAAGGAGTCATTGAAAGACTACATCGCCCGTTTTAACGAGGAAGCACTGGTGATAGAAGATTACAATGACAAAATAGCGCTCGCTGTTATGTTCAGCGGGCTATGGGAAGGGAAATTCACTTTCTCCATTGGAAAGAACTCTCCGAAGACGCTGGCTGAACTAGTCGCTCGAGCTCAAAAATACACCAACGTGGAAGAATTCTCCAATGCCCGTAAAAATGTCCAAGTGTTAGAGATAAATGATAAAGGGAAGAGGCCTAGAAATGGGGAAGCCCAGCCGTCCAGTAAGGGGACCGACGACCGCGCCCCTCGCGATAGTCGTCTGAATAGAAGGCCGGAAGGAAAATTCCGTTCCTACACCCCCCTTAACACGTCTGCTGAGCAGATTCTATTAGACATCCGGGGAGAAAAACTGCTAAATTGGCCTATTTGTATGAGGGCCAACCCGAATCACCGAGACAAGCGTAAGTACTGTCGATTCCACCAAGATCATGGTCATAATACGGCCGATTGTGTGGATCTCAAGGCTGAGATTGAAGCCCTTATTCGGAAGGGACACCTGCGTCGATACACCAAATAG